The Salvia splendens isolate huo1 chromosome 20, SspV2, whole genome shotgun sequence nucleotide sequence CGGCGTCACTGTCGGAACACACAACAGAAATGGCAAACCAGTCTACGTTCGGGTAGCCCCGACTGGAAACCCGTTCGATTACCTCTACGCTGCCACCGAAACGCAGCTGCACGACGACCCGAACGTGGCCCTCTTCTTCCTAGAGAAAGACTTGTATGCAGGCAACAAGATGACCCTCCACTTCTCCAAACCCACGGGAGAGGAGGAAGCATTCTTGCCGCGCCACCTTGCCGACTCCATGCCCTTCTCCTCGAACAAGCTGCCAGAGATCTACAGTGAGTTCTCCGTGAAGCCCGGGTCAAGCGAGGCTGAGGCCATCAAGAAAACCATTCAAGAATGCGAGGACACCGAGCGGCAAGGAGAGGAGAGGTTCTGTGCAACTTCCTTGGAGTCCATGGTCGATTTCAGCACGTCCATGCTGGGGAAGGACGCGACCGCAGTCTCCACCGAAACCGACAGCACGGAGCGGAAAGTGTACCGTATCGAGGCCGTGACGAAGTTGTCGAGCGACAAGCCGGTCGTGGCGTGCCACAAGCAGGAGTATGCGTACCCCGTGTTCTACTGCCACAAGACTGACACGACAGTGGCTTACCGCGTTTCATTGGTGGGGGCCGGCGGGTCCAAGGCGGACGCGGTGGCCGTGTGCCACAGGGACACGTCGGAGTGGAACCCGAAGCACTTGGCCTTCCAGGTGCTCAAGGTGAAGCCCGGGTCTGTCCCGGTCTGCCATTACCTCCCTGAGAATCACATTGTGTGGGTTTCAAAGAATTAGAGAGATAAGCATAAGCCTATATGTATGTTATTTTGTTGTGTGGATGTATTTTAGAATTCGAATATCTACGTATGTGTATGATATGTGGATATATGTGTGAGTTATCAGGCTGAGTCTTTCTTTTATGTTAATGAATTGATGAAAACCAGAATAATGTGTTCTGCAAGAGAATGTAAGGCGAAATCTACAAGAAATAACTTCTAACCTTGATTTGTCTTCTGGTTTCCATCCCCTCGTGCCAAGCGTATGCATCGGAAGAATGGTATGTACAAGCAacatgaaaagaaaaaagacaACTGCAAGAAACCAATCCAAGAAATGGCAAGTTAGGGGATGGATGGATTCATACATGGTGGAGACATTCTATGCAAAATCACTATCTCCCTAGATGCATTC carries:
- the LOC121780818 gene encoding BURP domain protein RD22-like, coding for MEFKILPFIAFLSVAIVVSHAALPQEEYWNSVLPNTPIPKAIKELLQPTSEWLDDKSTSVGVGSGGVNVNNGNSGTHVNVGGPPGGVTVGTHNRNGKPVYVRVAPTGNPFDYLYAATETQLHDDPNVALFFLEKDLYAGNKMTLHFSKPTGEEEAFLPRHLADSMPFSSNKLPEIYSEFSVKPGSSEAEAIKKTIQECEDTERQGEERFCATSLESMVDFSTSMLGKDATAVSTETDSTERKVYRIEAVTKLSSDKPVVACHKQEYAYPVFYCHKTDTTVAYRVSLVGAGGSKADAVAVCHRDTSEWNPKHLAFQVLKVKPGSVPVCHYLPENHIVWVSKN